GGTGGACAGTTACCGAATCCTTGCATTGGAGGAGGATCTGGAGCGTCGGCAGAAGACGAATTCTAGGGTTCAGCTGGTGCTGATTGGGGTATTGGGGATTTATATAATGGTTTATTTTGCTTTTTCAATTATGAGTTCTATCAAAATGTTTCTATAAAAATGCACTTAAAAAAATGGAGGTATTAAGTTATGGAGCAAAAAAGTCAAAGAAAAAATGAAAGAACCTCTTTCTGGAGAGAAGAAAGGGGAGAGATTGGGATTAAACAGATAGCGATTACTGTTGGAGTGATTGTCCTCGTAGGTCTTTCTATTACCATTGTTAATGGCAAAATCGGGGAGTGGTTGGATACAATATTCGGAATATTTACGAAATACATTAACGAAATAACGGGATAAACATAAATGCGAGCCTTTGCTAAATCTATGTTGATTTCAATTTTTGCTGTCATCGTTATTATGCTATTTACTAACTTGGTTTTCTTCTTTCCCTGGTATATGACTTTAGTTGTCGAAACTTTTAATGTTACTCAGTACGTAGCAAGTGATAATTATCTTAAAGAAAGTTATTATAACGATACAAAGGAGCGATTGGAGAAGCGTCCAATTTTTTCTCAGAAAGCTAATGACATAAAAATTGTTGCTGAACATGAAGATCACCATTCTACTAAAGGAAATGATGACGTATATGATTATGAGAAAAAGGATGATGCAGATAAACCTTATAGGCAGCGGGGAGAATCAGTAATAGTAACGATAAGTGCTGTATACCCTCTAAGTGTTAAATTATGGGGGGAGAGGTATGAAAGAGAAATACCTGTATCTTTTACGTTAAAAACGACGGGCCTCAAGCATTATAAAGATCTGGAATATGACGAATATTTAGAAAATTGGAATGGACAACCATGAGAAATGTCGCTATTGGTTTATTACTATTAGTCTTAGCTTCCGTTATAGTTCAGCCATTAATAGAAATAGTAAATCTAGGACGTGAAAAGTTAATTCTTAGTACTGCGATTATTACATCTGCTCGTTCAGCCAAGGATCGAAGTTTGGAGTATAAATTCCAGAGGGATTTAAATGCCGTAGTTAATGAAAAACTGTTTGCTGAATATTTTGCAGATGCATTTCTGAAATCAATGAATCTATCTTTAGTAAACTCGGATGGTATTAATAAATATAGATTCAAACCAGAGAAAGACAAATATAATGATATTATTGTAACTTTGGATTTTGTAAAAGAAGGGGACGGATTATCCAATCAATATGTTACAACGGTAAGGATGAGAGCTGAGACTGAATATAAGTTTAAAACTAAAGCGATGCAATTAGTGGAGAAGATGAGTATTAACGAAAAGAATAACTTAGTTGAGGAACGAATTCTCATCCTCTCCATTAAGAACTAACCATAGGGATGTGACGGCATGGACTATATTATAGTCACTTTTCAGGCGGGGCCGCAGATGACGAAGGAGCTGAAGATTCCGGTATTTGTGACTCCGGAAGATCTCCTCGCTATGCTGTCTGAAGCGCTGGGGCTGCCGATTAGAGCTGAGCATCGGATTCAGGCGGAGCCTCTGGGGCGAATTCTGGAACACACCCGGACACTTGAAGAGGAGGGCGTAGCGGATGGAGCGCTGCTTACTCTCATATAGAAGGGGCCGATTAAATGATAGGAAACGGTAGCAATGGCGGATTAGCTCTAAAAATAGGCGAAAATCTGCTTCTGACGGATATTAAGCATTACTCTGGTACATGGATGTACAATAACGCAACTGAAGAAGCAAAGCTGCTGGATGGCGTGTTCTGGTTCATGAACCAGGCGGAGAATATGATCGTGTACAGTGATCAGGCGCGTGGAAATAAATTATGCAGCATCGATCTGGGAACACACATCTCACAAGTGCTCGTTGATCAGCCAGCGTATGGAGTCATTGTTCATGGCGACTGGATTTACTATCTCAATGAATCTGATCATGCTATCTATCGCTGTACTTGGAATGGCAGGGATAAGTCTCGGATTGCGGATGATAAAGTTGAATCTTTTCTAATCGATCAGGAACGCATTTATTACACGACTCAACAAGGGATCAGAAGCTGTAGTCTGACCGGCCGGGATAGAGAACTCGTCTCGGAAGATACGGCGGTTCATATGCTCTTAATCGGCAACAAGCTAGCCTACGCCAATCGAAAGAATCGTTATTTACTGACCTTACTAAATTTACATACTGGAACTACTGAACTGGATCAAGATATTTCACCGAATAGTCTGAATAGTGACGGGCGTTATTTGTACTGTGCTAACCGCGGCAATGAGATGACCATATACCGTATTGATCCGGAGATGGGGCATAAAATACGGATTTGCGGTGAAAGTGCAGATTACCTTCATATCGTAGAGGACAGGATTTATTTCTGTAGCCGCAGAGAATGGAACAGCATGTCGCTAACAGGTGGTCAAGCCGTCAAAATTGATTTCTCTGAGAGGTAATTATGATTAACGAAAAATATGAATTTAGTCGTCAGCCTCGGTTTCTGCCGGAAATGCCGAGAGGTGAAATTGAAATACCCAATCCGCCCAGTGCTTATGATAAACCGGAAATAGCGTGGTTTGCTATTTTAGCTCCACCAGCGGTCATGCTCGTTATTTCAATGCTGCTGGCGATGACCTCCAATTCAAGGTACATGCTGTTGTCTATTTCGATGACGATCATGACTCTGATTGTCTCTCTAACCGGGGCCGCCTCTCAAATCAAGAAGTATAAAAAGAAGAAGAAGGAACGGGAGAAGAAGTATTTGCAATTCATTGCCGACAGTCGAAGTGAACTACAGCTTGCCAGAGAACAGCAGATCAAAGCGATGAATGAGATGAATCCCGATCCTAATGCCTGCCTGCAGCGAATACAGGAATCGGACAATCGTCTCTGGGAAAGAACGCCGTCATCTCCGGACTTTCTATCGCTTCGTCTCGGGGTGGGGAGTGTATCAGCTGCCTTGCGAATTAATTATACCAAGCAGGCGATCATTATGGAGACAGATCCGCTCTTGATGGAGCCGCAGCGGTTAGCGCTTGAATTTGACCGTGTACCGGGCGTTCCTGTCTCTGTTGACCTCATTGCATCAGAAATATGCGGCATTGCAGGCGAGGAAGACAAGACCTTTGACATGGTTACGCAAATGCTGCTTCAGCTCATTACTCATCATGGCTACGATGATGTGCGGGTCGTTATACTGGCCTCTGAAGAAGGCTTGGAGAAATGGGATTGGCTTAAGCATTTACCGCATCTATGGAGCGAGGGATATGGTATTCGGTTTCTGCTGTGCGGCAAGGCCATCGCGCATGCTGTATTTGGAGAATTAAATACCGTCTTCAAGGAACGGGAGATGAAGAAGCTTGGCGGAATTCCCCTTCCCCATTATGTGTTCATTATCGAGGAGCCGTCTCTTCTTGAAGAGGAACCGGTTAATAAATACCTTTACAACAAAAGCGCTTCGCTTGGAATCTCTTCCGTATATATTGCCAGAAATCAGGCCTATCTTCCGATGAACTGTAAGCAAGTTATATTGGTTCAGGGGAAAACTGGAGAGCTGGCCGACCGGGAGACCGGAGAAAAGACGACCTTCAATCCGGATACGGTCAACCTGCAGTCACTCAGCGAGTCGGTTCGGAAAATGGCTCCGCTGCGAATTAAAAATTCA
The window above is part of the Paenibacillus lutimineralis genome. Proteins encoded here:
- a CDS encoding EsaB/YukD family protein; the protein is MDYIIVTFQAGPQMTKELKIPVFVTPEDLLAMLSEALGLPIRAEHRIQAEPLGRILEHTRTLEEEGVADGALLTLI
- a CDS encoding DUF5050 domain-containing protein, which produces MIGNGSNGGLALKIGENLLLTDIKHYSGTWMYNNATEEAKLLDGVFWFMNQAENMIVYSDQARGNKLCSIDLGTHISQVLVDQPAYGVIVHGDWIYYLNESDHAIYRCTWNGRDKSRIADDKVESFLIDQERIYYTTQQGIRSCSLTGRDRELVSEDTAVHMLLIGNKLAYANRKNRYLLTLLNLHTGTTELDQDISPNSLNSDGRYLYCANRGNEMTIYRIDPEMGHKIRICGESADYLHIVEDRIYFCSRREWNSMSLTGGQAVKIDFSER